The Lathyrus oleraceus cultivar Zhongwan6 chromosome 5, CAAS_Psat_ZW6_1.0, whole genome shotgun sequence genome includes the window CATAGATGGCTATACATATCCCCTAGATACAAATGGTGTGAACAAATCGTGTAAGATGGActaacaaaaaaaataaaaaatttcatcAATCGGTCTCCCAGAGGTCCACCATCACCTTTCTAAATCACAACTCAAAAGCCTTCCACTAAGATGGACTAACAAATAAACAAATTCATAAATTTTATACATCAGACTCCCAGAGGTCTACCATCACCTTCATATATCACGATTCAAAGGTCTTCTATTAGTTAAGGGTCATTCTCAATTGACTTTTTCCTTCACTAGAAGAACACCAACTAGAATTTTTAATATTGGACCGTTCACATCGTGTAAAATTGACTAACAAATaaacaaatttaaaattttcataaatcGGACTCCCAGAGGTCCACCATTATCTTCCAAGATCACAACTCATAGGTTTTCCGGTATAATGGGTCTTTCTTAAGTGATTATTTACTTCACTAAAAGAACACATACTGGAAGATGCTATTGGATTATAGAAATTGGTTGAGAATATTGAACAAATAGTTTATGCATCATTATAAAAGCCCGGAGATCTTATTCCCACAGAGGTTTTTGATTTACGAGAGCGGGAACTAATGAAGCATTTTCTTGAATAATGTGATAGTTGATCGAATATTGTTAGTTGCGCTTCAAGTACGAGTTGCCTTTGAACTATCCATCAAAGAAGATAACATGAATAGTAGGAGGAAAAATGGTTATAAAATAGTTAAAGTTGTTGGAACATAACAAAAAAATAGTTGTGGCGACATAACAATTGGAACTAGAAAAATATATGAAACGATGAAGATGACTAACACATTGAAACTTTCAATGCAGTGGTTATGGTTTTCTGGTGAACATATGAAAGAATCTACAAAAGGTTAGCACTCCAACTATTAAATATGTATTTGAATGATATTGAACTTTGCAAGTGTGTGTAAACAATTAGAATTGTTCTTGGTTGGATTGACGTTGAGTCTGGACCACCATAGGATGTGAATCGACCATCGAGATGAATATGAAGGCCTTGTACTTATGCAATGTCTGTAAGCGAAGGTCCGCATGTGCACTACTTATTCAAGAAgatattaataataaaaaatagttATATATAGATTAACTATGCTCTACTTATTAACCAACTTATTACTTATTTTTGAAAGAAAAAGAACATAGTAAGGTATCCCATATTTGTGTTGATTAAGGTCATGGCCAAACCTCATGAACTCAAACCAATCTACGCCACTCTTCTGGACACATGTTCTTCTTCCGCAAAAAACACAAACAACCTCAAAATAATCCACGCTCGCACCATCATATTGGGTATTTCACACCATGATTTCATTCGAACCAAGCTTCTATCTTGTTATGCTTCATGTTCCCAGTTGCACCAAGCTAATATCCTCTTTTCATTCACGAATCGCCAACCCGTTTTCCTCTTTAACTCTCTCATCAGAGCCTATTCATCTCTTAACATGTTCTCTCATTCTCTTTCCCTTTTTCGCCGAATGGTTTTTTCTTCTAAACCGTTTGATCGCCACACTTTGCCGGTTGTACTGAAATCTTGTGCTGGGTTATCGGCTTTGAGGCTGGGGCGACAGGTTCATGGAGCTGTTTTGTTTAATGGGTTTGGGTTGGATTTGAAAAATTCGAATGCTTTGATACATATGTATTATAAGTGTGGACATTTGGATTTTGCACGCAAAGTGTTTGATGGAATGTGGGAAAGGAATGTGATTACTTGGTCGACGATGATGGCGgggtatggaatgcatggtagGTTTGAAGAGGTTTTTGAGATGTTTAATAGAATGGTGGAAGTAGGAGAGAGGCCAGATGGTGTTACTTTTACTGTAGTTTTGACTGCATGTAGTCATGGGGGTTTTGTAGAGAAAGGGAAGGAAATATTTGAGATGATGAAGGTGGGGTTTGGGGTAAAACCTGAGCTGAGACATTATACGTGTATGGTGGATATGTTGGGGAGGGTTGGTCTAGTGGAAGAAGCAGAGAAGTTGATTTTGAGAATGGATGTTGAACCTGATGAAGCTTTGTGGGGTGCTCTCTTGGGGGCATGTAAAACTCATGGGAAGGTTGGTGTGGCTGAGAGAGTTGCAGAGAGGGTTTATGGGACAGAACTTAGTGTTGTTGCATCCTCAATTTGAATTTTAATATACCCAAATTTTGGTCATTGCTTATGGGATCAAGTGCTGGAAAATCAGCTAGTATGAGATAGAGATATCAAACTGTATCAGTAAGTGAAGAATATGTGCAGACTGCCCCATTTAGCACAGTGTGTCACATAGGCAAAAATCGGTGTTAATGATTGGAGATTGAGGAAGATGGAGAGGATTTGTGTTATGTTGTTGAGGCTTCTGAGTGTTGCTGGTGTGAACGTAAGCTATAAGGCTAGGGAGAAAGCGTTGAAGGTGGCTCTTGATTGGAAAGTGAATTTGATGGGTGATTATGGAAATATTTTGAAGGCGTTGGGGTTTATCGATGTGGTTTATGCGTTTGGTATTGTTTCTGAATTCAGAATGGATGAGCTTGTTGAAATTTCTGCCGTGGCTGCAATTAATTGTGAGTTCATGCAGCTTTGTCGTGATATTGGTTCCTGAGATTGTTCAGAAACTTGTTAATAGGGGCAAATATGTTCTGGCTGTGAAGTATGTTTTTGAGTTTATTCTTGCTAATAAGATTCCACCAATTCCTATTTTGAAAGCATGCGAGGATGCATCTAAGAAACTTACTACAAGCTGGCATTGAATCATTCCAAATGTATAAGTGACCTGCTCTACATAGAACATTCGTGCAAGTTATTGGCTCTGCACCTTTTGAGGAAAAGTTGAAGTCTTAGGGGACATTTGTTTCATGAATTTCAATTTTATTCCCACGAATATGACTTTAATTTTTTGCATTTCCATGTTTGTTTAAAGTATTTATAAATTATGCTTTGGAACTTTTTATTTTTGGGAGTTTAATTTGCACCTTATATTCCCATGAGAATAAAAGGTAACCACCCAAAACTTTCTACATTGATTTATTTAAGtcctttattttttattttaatttttcaaattaaatatattttataaatatttcTGAGAACTTAAATTATTTATCAAACACAAAAGTAGGAATAAAATTCCTGTTTAGTAATGTTGCTTGGAATAATATTCTCAAAATTGTAGTAATCcttgaaacaaacaaacacacCCTAATGTTTTTTGATTTGTACATTTCAGAGTAAATTATGGTATAAAAAACCATTTTCTTGACCTCAATTACTAGGACTGTTTAATGAGTTATGTTACTGTGCAACCCGATCGCAAAATTCAATCTTCCTCGTAAGATTCTTTTCCAGATAAATCAGGAACATAGTCACATAATTGGAGCTCAAAGGACAGAAGCTGCAAGGTTGAGTAAATACAGTCGTTTTCTTCATGATATTTATCTCCAGACACAAATTTGTGAATGCTAGAATCAATCTCAATGGAACTAAAGCCTTGTTTCTTTTGTAAGCCACGTTCTTTCATTGCCCTCCTAAGCTTGCTTGCACCTTCCCATTTTCCAACTGCAGCATATATGTTAGACAGAAGCACATAATTTGAATCTCCACCAGGGTACAATTCAACAAGATACTTCATCACTTTTTCAGCCAATTCAACTTCACCTAGAGTCCTACAAGCTGCAAGCAATGACCCCAACACCACTTCATTGGGGTTCATGGGCATTTTCTCGATGACATCCCATGCTTCCTCCAATCTCCCCGCTCTACTATAAAGATCCACTAAGCAACCATAATGCTCAATCCTCGGCGAAACTCTACGAACTCTCTTCATGTCAGCAAAGATTTTCAGGCCATCGTCAATCAATCCAGCATGACTGCAAGCCGTGAGTGCACCTGTGTAACTGACTCCATTCGGCTCGAACCCTTCTTTCTTCATTGTATGGAAGAAACTCAGAGCTTCATCTGCAAGTCCATTTTGAGCAAAACCAACAATGATTGAATTCCATGACACCAAATTCCGCAGAGTCATTCCATCAAAGACCTGACGAGCAAGCTCTATGCACCCACATCGAGCATACATATCTATCAACGAATTCAAAACTCTAACATTATCTCCGAACTCTTTCTTCATCACAAGCCTATGTACCCACAATCCAAGACCAAGTGCACCCAAATTAGCACAAGCAGCAATGATAGCAATAACAGTCACGTAATCAGGAGAAACACCAGCAATCTGCATTTCTCGAAAACACTCTAGAGCTTGTTCATAACAGTCTTTCTTCACAAACCCACCAATAAGCACAGTCCAAGAAACAGCATTCTTCGTAGGCAATTTATCAAACAGTTTGAGTGCATCTTCAATATCACCATTCTTCATATACCCATCAATCATAGTATTCCAAGAAACCAAATTTCTGACACCCATATGATCAAACACCAACCTAGCGGAATCCAGACGACCAGATTTAGCGTACATGTCAATCAACGAAGTACCCACCTTTACATCGTTAATGGCGAAACCGTATTTGAAAGCGTGTGCGTGTATGGTAGCTCCAAAGGAGATGCTGGTTTGGGAGGGGTAGTGTGCGCAAGCAGAGAGAAGAGTGACGAGAGTGATGTGATTGGGTTCAACTTGAGCTTGTCTCATGCGGATGAACTGGGAAGCTGCTTGGAGTAAATGGCCGTTTTTAcagtggtgagaaatggaggaTGTCCATGCTACGGTTGGATTGGGGTTAGAGTGAGGTATTTGATTTGGAAGATGAATGGGTGAATGTGGTTTTGGAGGATGAGAATGTTGTGTTGGGGTAGCAGTGCACGTAGTCAGGA containing:
- the LOC127086681 gene encoding pentatricopeptide repeat-containing protein At4g16470; its protein translation is MAKPHELKPIYATLLDTCSSSAKNTNNLKIIHARTIILGISHHDFIRTKLLSCYASCSQLHQANILFSFTNRQPVFLFNSLIRAYSSLNMFSHSLSLFRRMVFSSKPFDRHTLPVVLKSCAGLSALRLGRQVHGAVLFNGFGLDLKNSNALIHMYYKCGHLDFARKVFDGMWERNVITWSTMMAGYGMHGRFEEVFEMFNRMVEVGERPDGVTFTVVLTACSHGGFVEKGKEIFEMMKVGFGVKPELRHYTCMVDMLGRVGLVEEAEKLILRMDVEPDEALWGALLGACKTHGKVGVAERVAERVYGTELSVVASSI
- the LOC127086680 gene encoding pentatricopeptide repeat-containing protein At1g05750, chloroplastic, translating into MILTTCTATPTQHSHPPKPHSPIHLPNQIPHSNPNPTVAWTSSISHHCKNGHLLQAASQFIRMRQAQVEPNHITLVTLLSACAHYPSQTSISFGATIHAHAFKYGFAINDVKVGTSLIDMYAKSGRLDSARLVFDHMGVRNLVSWNTMIDGYMKNGDIEDALKLFDKLPTKNAVSWTVLIGGFVKKDCYEQALECFREMQIAGVSPDYVTVIAIIAACANLGALGLGLWVHRLVMKKEFGDNVRVLNSLIDMYARCGCIELARQVFDGMTLRNLVSWNSIIVGFAQNGLADEALSFFHTMKKEGFEPNGVSYTGALTACSHAGLIDDGLKIFADMKRVRRVSPRIEHYGCLVDLYSRAGRLEEAWDVIEKMPMNPNEVVLGSLLAACRTLGEVELAEKVMKYLVELYPGGDSNYVLLSNIYAAVGKWEGASKLRRAMKERGLQKKQGFSSIEIDSSIHKFVSGDKYHEENDCIYSTLQLLSFELQLCDYVPDLSGKESYEED